One stretch of Methanobacterium aggregans DNA includes these proteins:
- a CDS encoding dihydroorotate dehydrogenase electron transfer subunit produces MHVPKVLEIKRIIEETPTVKTFIFDWEVKNELPGQFVMLWNFKDEKPMSISLIDPVNDEIGVSIRNVGNFTEDVHSMKVGDKLGIRGPYGRGFEISGSKVLAVGGGIGMAPLMAFTEEACRRGIEVDVVSAAATAGELIFTQRIKKAGANLLTCTDDGSHGFCGFGTDLAEKALHENDYDMIVTCGPEIMMKKLFNLVDEHKIPAQFSLERYMKCGLGICGQCCVDDVGWRVCAEGPVFWTDEVRLISEFGKYHRDASGVKHTL; encoded by the coding sequence ATGCATGTTCCAAAGGTTCTTGAAATAAAAAGGATAATAGAAGAAACACCAACAGTAAAGACTTTTATCTTTGATTGGGAAGTAAAAAATGAACTTCCGGGCCAGTTCGTCATGCTCTGGAATTTTAAGGATGAAAAACCAATGTCAATCTCATTGATAGATCCAGTTAACGATGAAATTGGAGTATCAATAAGAAATGTTGGAAACTTCACAGAAGATGTTCATTCAATGAAAGTGGGGGATAAACTTGGTATAAGAGGTCCTTACGGACGTGGATTCGAAATATCAGGCTCCAAGGTGCTTGCAGTTGGTGGAGGTATTGGGATGGCACCTCTAATGGCATTCACAGAGGAAGCATGCAGAAGGGGTATTGAAGTGGATGTTGTGAGCGCAGCAGCTACAGCAGGCGAACTCATATTCACGCAAAGAATTAAAAAAGCTGGTGCAAATCTTTTAACATGCACAGACGATGGTAGTCACGGGTTCTGCGGGTTTGGAACTGATCTCGCTGAAAAAGCTCTCCATGAGAATGACTACGACATGATTGTGACTTGCGGCCCTGAGATAATGATGAAGAAACTCTTCAACCTGGTTGATGAACATAAAATCCCGGCACAGTTCTCACTTGAGCGTTACATGAAATGTGGACTGGGAATATGTGGCCAGTGTTGTGTTGATGATGTGGGATGGAGAGTATGCGCAGAAGGACCTGTATTCTGGACTGATGAAGTCAGGCTAATCTCAGAATTTGGTAAGTACCATCGGGATGCTTCTGGTGTTAAGCACACCCTCTAA
- a CDS encoding NOP5/NOP56 family protein, translating into MKCYLTSCFAGFIILDENCTLIDYELFPRSKLAEKLLEIENGNLTREEESLLKRIVKKFDSVVIETNLPHSKYKNLKDSSKFLFETPSIGGEFLRSNTAHLLEKTGFNLDDGFETTIHDVLIGLTEKKLMESSEAEDLLLIQAINAIDDLDETTGKLVERVREWYSVHFPELDRVRNHESYVKLVAEYGDRDAIIDSGLLNSEMGLKKGIDKSIGAEIGETDLRIIKGFAESLKSLQESRNSITEYVDTKMKEIAPNLRDLCGYSLGAKLIAHVGSIRRLSMLPSSTVQILGAEKALFRHLKTGENPPKHGLIYQHPDVRGAKWWIRGKVARTLAAKISLAVRKDVFSGEYDPTIKENFEIKVKEIEKDNPFPKRSTASSKPDKKKDKKKKKKKDKYKKKISDYY; encoded by the coding sequence ATGAAGTGTTATCTTACAAGTTGTTTTGCAGGATTTATTATCCTTGATGAAAATTGCACCCTCATAGATTATGAACTTTTCCCAAGGAGCAAACTTGCAGAAAAACTCCTTGAAATAGAGAATGGAAATTTAACCCGTGAAGAAGAATCCTTATTAAAAAGAATTGTTAAAAAATTTGATTCAGTAGTGATAGAAACCAACCTCCCCCATTCCAAATATAAAAATCTTAAGGACAGTTCTAAATTTTTATTTGAAACTCCCAGTATTGGTGGAGAGTTTTTAAGGTCAAATACGGCACATTTACTTGAAAAAACTGGTTTTAATCTTGATGATGGATTTGAAACTACAATTCATGATGTCTTAATTGGATTAACCGAGAAAAAGTTGATGGAATCTTCTGAAGCTGAAGATTTACTGTTGATACAGGCCATAAATGCCATAGATGATCTGGATGAAACAACTGGCAAGCTGGTTGAGAGAGTAAGGGAATGGTACTCAGTTCACTTCCCTGAGCTTGACAGGGTTCGCAACCATGAGAGCTACGTGAAGCTCGTTGCAGAATATGGGGATCGGGACGCAATAATTGATTCAGGACTTTTAAACTCTGAAATGGGGCTTAAAAAGGGCATAGATAAGAGTATTGGGGCTGAAATAGGAGAAACTGATCTTAGGATCATCAAAGGTTTTGCAGAATCCTTGAAGTCCCTCCAGGAATCCAGGAACTCCATAACTGAATACGTTGACACAAAAATGAAGGAAATTGCACCTAACCTAAGGGATCTGTGTGGTTACTCCCTTGGAGCCAAGTTAATAGCCCATGTTGGGAGTATAAGAAGACTTTCAATGCTCCCCTCAAGTACTGTGCAGATCCTTGGGGCTGAAAAGGCACTCTTCAGACATTTGAAGACTGGTGAAAACCCTCCAAAACACGGGCTTATATACCAACACCCTGATGTTCGCGGAGCCAAATGGTGGATCCGGGGGAAGGTAGCACGGACCCTTGCAGCCAAAATATCACTTGCAGTACGTAAAGATGTTTTCTCAGGAGAATACGACCCAACAATAAAGGAAAACTTTGAAATCAAAGTTAAAGAGATAGAGAAGGACAATCCCTTCCCCAAAAGAAGCACCGCAAGCAGCAAACCGGATAAGAAGAAGGATAAAAAGAAAAAGAAGAAGAAAGACAAGTACAAAAAGAAGATCAGTGATTATTACTGA
- a CDS encoding histidine kinase dimerization/phosphoacceptor domain -containing protein, translated as MQELKILILEDYPPDAELAKLELEEDGLEFSSRVVDNEEDFLRELDEFEPQLILSDYKLPTFDGISALKLVRQSFPEKPFIFVSGTFGEDFAVETLKKGATDYVLKENISKLPFAVKRALKEVEKTLKRERAEKALKNSEMQYRTTINALDDILIVVDHHMQIILFNQTFERMKREFGMGKALKGQSMFEALPFLPENLKEDYLKIFETGETMITEEYHVVSGVEMVEEVRKIPIFEDEEVVRILTIIRDVTERKNSENRIKASLNEKEALLKEIHHRVKNNMQIISSLLNLQATQVKDESDSDLFKASQDRVRSMALIHAKLYQSDDLSSINFSEYINSLAYSLLSSYDVSSSVKLNMDLEDISLNIETAIPCGLILNELLTNSIKHAFPNGEGEIFINLKKGEDDKFQLIVGDDGVGFPEDLDFQKTETLGMQLVMSLINQIDGKIEIERNDGSRFKLIFGKLEYEERI; from the coding sequence ATGCAGGAACTCAAAATTTTGATACTTGAGGACTACCCTCCAGATGCTGAACTGGCCAAACTGGAACTTGAAGAAGATGGCCTGGAATTCTCTTCAAGGGTGGTGGACAATGAGGAAGATTTTTTAAGGGAACTTGATGAGTTTGAACCCCAGTTGATACTTTCAGATTACAAACTTCCCACATTTGATGGTATCTCGGCACTTAAACTTGTTAGGCAGAGCTTTCCTGAAAAACCATTCATATTTGTCAGTGGAACCTTCGGAGAGGACTTTGCAGTTGAAACACTTAAAAAAGGTGCAACAGACTACGTTCTAAAAGAAAACATTTCAAAACTTCCATTTGCAGTTAAAAGGGCTTTAAAAGAAGTTGAAAAAACTTTGAAACGTGAGCGTGCTGAAAAGGCCCTGAAAAATTCAGAGATGCAATACCGTACAACCATAAATGCCCTTGATGATATTCTAATAGTTGTTGACCATCATATGCAAATAATACTCTTCAACCAAACCTTTGAAAGGATGAAAAGGGAATTTGGAATGGGAAAAGCTCTGAAGGGCCAGAGCATGTTCGAAGCCCTCCCATTTCTTCCTGAAAATTTAAAGGAAGATTACCTCAAAATATTTGAAACTGGGGAGACCATGATCACGGAGGAGTACCATGTAGTTAGTGGTGTTGAAATGGTTGAAGAAGTAAGGAAAATACCTATATTTGAAGATGAAGAAGTTGTAAGAATTTTAACCATAATAAGGGATGTAACTGAACGTAAAAATTCAGAAAATCGGATAAAAGCATCGTTGAATGAGAAAGAGGCACTTTTAAAGGAGATACATCATCGTGTTAAGAACAACATGCAGATAATTTCAAGCCTTCTAAACCTGCAGGCAACCCAAGTGAAGGATGAAAGTGACTCAGATCTTTTTAAGGCCAGTCAAGACCGTGTTAGATCTATGGCACTTATACATGCAAAATTATATCAATCGGATGATCTTTCAAGTATAAATTTCTCAGAGTACATCAACAGTTTAGCCTACAGCCTTTTAAGTTCATATGATGTTAGTTCCAGTGTTAAGTTGAACATGGATCTTGAGGATATATCATTGAACATAGAAACAGCAATTCCATGTGGTTTAATACTGAATGAGCTCCTCACAAACTCCATAAAACATGCTTTCCCAAATGGTGAAGGTGAAATCTTCATAAACTTAAAAAAAGGTGAAGATGATAAATTCCAACTTATCGTAGGTGATGATGGGGTGGGGTTCCCAGAAGATCTGGATTTTCAGAAAACAGAAACACTTGGGATGCAACTTGTAATGTCTTTGATTAACCAGATAGATGGTAAAATAGAAATTGAAAGAAATGATGGTTCTAGATTTAAACTCATATTTGGAAAACTGGAATACGAAGAAAGAATTTAA
- a CDS encoding fibrillarin-like rRNA/tRNA 2'-O-methyltransferase, whose translation MEIEESFSGVYIIEDHIATENLKPSIKVYGEKLVDFEGKEYRIWDPRRSKLAAAILKGLKRFPFHEDSKVLYLGASAGTTPSHISDIARNSLVYCVEFSPRMMRELVDLCKVRENLIPILGDATKPKNYLNLVEKVDVLYCDVAQAKQSELFMDNMRLFLKPEGIGIITVKARSIDVTQNPKKIFREEESKLKTGGFRVLERVKLEPYEKDHMAFVCEFAF comes from the coding sequence ATGGAGATTGAAGAAAGTTTCAGCGGCGTTTACATAATCGAGGATCATATAGCAACAGAAAATCTGAAGCCATCCATAAAGGTTTACGGAGAAAAGCTGGTGGACTTTGAGGGAAAAGAGTACAGAATATGGGATCCAAGACGTTCAAAACTTGCAGCCGCTATTTTGAAGGGTCTGAAAAGGTTTCCATTTCATGAAGATTCAAAGGTACTGTACCTGGGTGCATCTGCAGGTACAACGCCTTCACACATCTCAGATATTGCCAGGAACAGTCTGGTTTACTGTGTGGAGTTTTCACCCCGTATGATGCGTGAACTCGTGGACCTGTGCAAAGTCCGGGAGAACCTCATTCCAATACTTGGAGATGCAACCAAACCCAAAAATTACCTGAACCTTGTGGAGAAGGTGGATGTTCTCTACTGCGATGTGGCCCAAGCCAAGCAGTCAGAACTTTTCATGGACAACATGCGCCTCTTCCTGAAACCTGAAGGCATTGGAATCATAACTGTCAAAGCCAGAAGCATAGACGTGACTCAGAACCCCAAGAAGATATTCCGTGAGGAGGAATCCAAACTGAAAACTGGAGGGTTCCGGGTGCTTGAGAGGGTAAAGCTTGAACCCTATGAAAAGGACCATATGGCCTTTGTGTGCGAGTTTGCGTTTTAG
- a CDS encoding AI-2E family transporter, with the protein MIYKLKGTVTSAIFIVLLLMLMSLVILTPMLSMIILGAVFAYGIRPIASRMEPYIKFKSVAIFIAMIIVILPLILILGLSINSVAQSAPVIATAAKNVDLNSINSTNIQSSAMVQQYLPAEVYPYINSFMKTINVELVDVAKSVTGYLLGFLESIPMIALELFIFFTSTFYLARDGDKIWKYLEYAIPEDRNEFFQKLSDEIQRVLKSIFFGHFLTAIIIGLMAGVGFYLLGYHYALFLGILAGFLQLIPVIGPWPTYTVLAIYDVLTGNYIRAVLVILFGIFLSASDIYIRPKISGKYADIHPLIFLLGFMCGPLVMGLVGFIIGPLILGVTYAAVITYKNEKNNTSDDPQVNKTSRPEK; encoded by the coding sequence ATGATTTATAAACTAAAAGGAACAGTTACATCCGCTATTTTCATAGTTCTGCTATTGATGTTAATGTCACTTGTTATACTAACACCTATGCTGAGCATGATCATATTAGGTGCTGTTTTTGCCTATGGAATACGCCCAATAGCAAGTAGGATGGAACCATACATAAAGTTCAAGTCTGTTGCAATTTTTATAGCAATGATAATAGTTATTTTACCATTGATACTCATTCTGGGGTTAAGTATAAATTCTGTAGCCCAATCAGCACCTGTAATTGCTACAGCAGCCAAAAATGTTGATCTGAACAGTATAAACAGCACCAACATTCAGAGTTCAGCAATGGTTCAGCAGTACCTTCCTGCAGAGGTGTATCCATACATCAACTCCTTCATGAAGACAATTAATGTTGAGTTGGTTGATGTTGCTAAAAGCGTTACTGGGTACCTTTTAGGATTTTTAGAATCTATTCCAATGATTGCACTGGAACTTTTCATTTTCTTTACCTCCACCTTTTACCTTGCAAGGGATGGGGACAAAATATGGAAATACCTTGAATATGCAATACCTGAAGATAGGAATGAATTCTTTCAAAAACTCTCTGATGAAATCCAGAGGGTTCTAAAAAGCATATTCTTCGGACACTTTCTCACAGCCATTATAATAGGTTTAATGGCAGGAGTAGGTTTTTATCTTCTCGGATATCATTACGCTTTATTTTTAGGAATACTTGCAGGGTTTTTACAACTGATCCCTGTTATAGGGCCATGGCCCACCTACACAGTCCTTGCAATATATGATGTATTAACTGGAAACTATATCCGTGCAGTGCTTGTGATTCTTTTCGGAATTTTCCTGAGTGCAAGTGATATCTACATCCGTCCAAAGATTTCAGGCAAATACGCAGACATACATCCATTGATCTTCCTCCTTGGTTTTATGTGCGGCCCCCTGGTCATGGGCCTGGTTGGCTTTATAATAGGTCCCCTGATACTTGGTGTGACCTATGCAGCGGTTATAACCTATAAAAATGAAAAGAACAATACTTCAGATGATCCTCAGGTCAACAAAACTTCGAGGCCTGAAAAATAA
- a CDS encoding dihydroorotate dehydrogenase, with the protein MLETEFCNIKMKNPTMLAAGVLGSTAASLNWAARSGAGAVVTKSFGKEPNKGYVNPTTVEVTGGVINAIGLSNPGVENFKGELEKLEGKVPSVASIYGANPGDFESIAVQVQDMVDAVELNVSCPHAMGGCGAAIGQDPYLTAEIVKAVKEVVKIPVVVKLTPNVTDIVEIAVSAVSAGCDALTMINSLGPGMRIDLETAKPILSNRFGGMSGPAVKPVALRCVFDVYEAVEVPIIGVGGIRDYRDVVEFLYAGARAVQIGTAVMYEGMEIFTKINRGLEKFMLQKDYSSIEEMIGKSH; encoded by the coding sequence ATGCTGGAAACAGAATTCTGCAATATCAAAATGAAAAACCCAACCATGCTGGCTGCAGGTGTGCTTGGAAGTACAGCCGCATCCCTTAACTGGGCTGCAAGAAGTGGAGCTGGAGCAGTGGTAACAAAATCATTTGGAAAAGAACCCAACAAGGGCTACGTAAACCCAACAACAGTTGAGGTTACAGGGGGAGTCATAAATGCCATAGGCCTCTCAAATCCTGGGGTTGAAAACTTCAAGGGAGAACTGGAAAAACTTGAAGGTAAGGTTCCAAGTGTGGCATCCATTTACGGTGCAAATCCTGGTGATTTTGAAAGTATTGCTGTGCAGGTCCAGGACATGGTGGATGCAGTTGAACTCAACGTTTCATGCCCCCATGCAATGGGTGGATGTGGGGCTGCAATAGGTCAGGACCCATATTTAACAGCAGAAATAGTTAAAGCGGTCAAAGAAGTAGTTAAAATACCAGTTGTGGTGAAGTTAACTCCAAACGTGACAGACATAGTTGAAATAGCAGTTTCTGCAGTTTCTGCAGGCTGTGATGCACTGACCATGATAAACTCTCTGGGACCTGGAATGAGGATAGACCTTGAAACAGCAAAACCCATACTGAGCAACCGTTTTGGGGGGATGTCAGGCCCTGCAGTAAAACCTGTTGCCCTTAGATGTGTTTTTGATGTTTACGAAGCAGTTGAAGTTCCAATAATTGGTGTTGGGGGAATAAGGGATTACAGGGATGTTGTTGAATTTTTGTACGCTGGTGCAAGGGCTGTTCAGATCGGTACAGCTGTGATGTATGAGGGAATGGAAATCTTCACCAAAATAAACAGGGGTCTTGAAAAATTCATGCTTCAGAAGGACTACAGTTCCATTGAAGAGATGATTGGAAAGTCTCATTGA